A window from Vigna angularis cultivar LongXiaoDou No.4 chromosome 7, ASM1680809v1, whole genome shotgun sequence encodes these proteins:
- the LOC108337236 gene encoding uncharacterized protein LOC108337236, whose protein sequence is MSEKTSQPAMSEEDLDFEKKVSIKETMEVDPSKVLVVLRDFLAIQQRRAEAYSKLKRGFSDYMANGGDLAYQQLCGEITVEFSDCSKKVLEMEALFRSSDYCREDLAKLLRAVQDQEKQNLFLTVTIQKLKKAGRPSERLVSHENCKFTKPTEHECVHVQEITEASGTEEAEADAEYDNALNEAIRGVQDVVMTINEHLEEVRYEIAALEAE, encoded by the exons ATGAGTGAGAAAACGTCACAGCCAGCGATGTCGGAGGAAGATTTGGATTTCGAGAAGAAGGTTTCGATAAAGGAGACGATGGAGGTTGATCCATCCAAAGTCCTTGTAGTCCTTCGCGATTTCCTCGCAATTCAGCAACGCAGGGCCGAAGCATATTCCAAGCTCAAAag GGGGTTTTCTGACTACATGGCTAATGGAGGGGATTTGGCTTATCAGCAGCTTTGCGGTGAAATAACAGTAGAGTTTAGTGATTGCTCGAAAAAA GTCCTTGAAATGGAGGCATTGTTTAGGAGCTCTGATTATTGCCGGGAAGATCTAGCAAAGCTTCTTAGAGCTGTTCAAGATCAAGAAAAGCAGAATCTGTTTCTG ACTGTCACCATTCAGAAGTTAAAGAAAGCAGGTCGCCCATCTGAACGTTTGGTGAGCCATGAGAATTGCAAATTTACAAAACCAACGGAGCATGAGTGTGTTCATGTTCAGGAGATTACTGAAGCTTCTGGAACTGAAGAAGCAGAAGCAGATGCTGAGTATGACAATGCTCTAAATGAAGCTATTAGAGGTGTTCAGGATGTTGTGATGACCATCAATGAACACCTAGAAGAAGTCAGATATGAAATTGCTGCCCTTGAAGCGGAGTGA